The sequence ATTCAGAAAGGAATTCAGGACGGAAGACTTTATTCAGTCGGACCTCCCTCGTACCGTTTGGAAGATAACAACATCTGGAGTCGACACGAGTCCATTGTGGACTATTCGCGCCGCGTGCCCTGGGTCGATGGATTCCAATTTTTTAGCTACGGCTCATGGGAAGATTACAATTACTGGGAAAAGGCGAAGTCTTTATTTTTTCAAAGAAAGACAAAAATTCGCGCGAGTAAAACGATTGACTCCACTCCGCCGGACTCGCCCACAATTACTTTGCAAAAAATTGATTCTTTGGACTACGTGCTGACAATTGTGCCGGCGGCTACGGTCACTGAAAATCAGTGGTTTGCAGTCTATCGCTCTGAAGACGATACTCCAGACGTCGACAACGACGAAATCATCAACATCCATTTTGGCAAAGACAACTACAGCACTTTTGATCGTTTTGACGGGCTGCAGGATTATAACGGAACTTACAAATATTTTGCCACAACGCTTGATCGATTTTGGAATGAATCCGCTCCTTCCACGTTGGCGCAGGGGGACTCGCTGCCATCTTTCGCGCCGATCGTGGTGGATGCTGATCCGGCGCCGGGTGACACGATTCCGGCAAATTCAATGATCCGTTTTCAGTTTTCCAAAACAATGGTGCCCGAATCTATTGAAAATGCGGTTACACTTTCTCCTTCAGCGACAATTTCTGAATATCACTGGTCTGACGATTTCAAAAGCGTGACTCTTGTATTTGATTCGCCGTTGCAACCAGCAGCGGAATATTCACTTACGCTTTCGGCAAATGTCACCGACGTCAACAATACGCCGCTCGATGGCAACGGAGACGGAGTTGCTGGCGATGATTTTACATTACAATTTTACACTTTGCCCAACGACTTGAACGGGCCTGTCGTTGTTCAGAGCAATCCAAATATTGACAATCAAACAACCAATTTTCCGATTGACGGCGTGATGACAATTGTTTTCAGCGAGCCACTTGATCCGACGACAGTGAACAACAATACAATCCAATTGTTCGACAGCAACGGCTTGATTCCGTCAAATTACAAACTGACGCCCATCAGAAAAAAAGCGATTGTGAGCGTGCAAACTTCTTCGCCGCTGGAAAATGATGCCTCCTACACATTAGTTTTTTCCAGTGAAATTTCGGACACTGCCGGGAATACGCTGGGCAACGATATTTCCATCGATTTCAAAACTTCCAATGTTTACTATCAGGAAACCATTGATATTGAAAAATTCATGTCCTTAACAAATTGGGAGCAGCCAAACTACAGCGGTTCGACCGTCGGCATTGTTATTCCGAACACGGCTTTCGAAATGTCCGGAGAGGCTTACTTGCCATCCGCGTCGAGTCGCCAGAGAAATTCGGCGCGTTTGCGTTACGAATGGGATTCCAATGCTGCGGAATATTTGCTGCGGGAATACGCTTCCGGTTCCGGAGTAAAAAATGTGAAATTTGACACATCGTATGTTTTGCAATGTTTTGTGTTTGGCGATGGCAGCAAAAATAAATTCCGTTTTAGTCTGCGGGAAGAAAATGGGCAGGGCTATCCTCTGGAAGTTTCCCAATGGGTGACGATTAATTGGTACGGCTGGAAAATCGTCGAATGGGATTTGAGCGACCCCAATTCCGTCGGCACATGGCTGGGAAATGAAATTCTGGATGGCAGCAAATACTACATTGACAGTTTCCAGTTGACGCACGAAAATAAAGAATCTGAGTCTGACGGGAAACTATTCTTCGATAATCTCAGAATAGTGAAAAAAAGCCAGGTACCTTCAGAAGTTGAAACGGAAAAAACGCAATTGCCGCGTACGCTTGTTCTTCGGCAAAATTATCCCAACCCGTTCAATCCGACGACAACGATTTCCTTTTCAATTCCAGAAAAGGGATTAGCGCAACTAACCGTGTTTGATGTCCTGGGCAGAAACGTTGCGGCAGTGATTAACGAAACGCTGGAGCCGGGAACTTACCAGATTCCTTTTGACGGTTCAAATTTGCCGTCAGGAATTTACATCTACCGCCTGCGTTTTGAGAATAAAACTTTTTCCAAGCAGATGCTACTGATGAAATAATTTGAAAACAAAAAAAGCCGGCGCCTCAAATTCAATCTGGTTGACGTCGGCTTTTTTATTAGATTCCTTGGAGCTATTTCAGCAACAGCAGTTTATTTGCAGCTTTTTTTCCCTTGCTGGTTTTTATTTGAAAAAAATAAATCCCTGATCCGACGACAAATCCATTATCATCACGACCGTTCCAGCGAATTTCATGGCTGCCCGCTTTCAAATTTCCCGCAAAGATGCGCGCTACCCGCTGACCCCGGAAATTGAAAATCTCAACAACGACATGGTCTCCCGTAGCTAATTGGAACGGGATCACCGTTGAATTATTAAATGGATTGGGATAATTTTGACCTAATTGGAATTCAGCCGGAGAATTTTCTCCTTTTTGCTTTTTGACCCCCGAATGGCGAGCAATTTCAAAAGTTCCGTCACTGATATCCTCGCTCGAGTTGCCATCGAAATCAATTACCGTCACTCGTGCCAGTCCGACTTCGGTCGCTGAGTCCGGAATCTGCCACAGAAAAATGCCGCTGGAATCAATGAAATCAACTCCCAAAGCGCCCAAATTTTGCCAGTGCACGCCATTATCCAGCGACAGCGCAAAAATCAAAGAATCAATCGCTCGGTTGTCCGAAGCTTCCCAGCGGAGTGTGTCCCCGTCGCCGGCGTACAATTTTTCTCCGCCATTTGGAAAAAGAACCGCAACAACAGGCTTAACCGTGTCAATCGCCACAAAATTGACACCCTCATTGGAGGCATTGCCGAGGACAACTTCTCGCTGCTGTGGATCAAAAATCGCCCAATCGGCTTGCGGCGAGACGACATAATTCCCGGGCTCCAATTCGTAGAATCCAAAATAGCCATTCTCATCGCATACGACGCTATCAACTTTGCCGCCGGATAATTGAACCAGCACATCGGAGACAGGCTGTCCCCTGCCGTCTAAAATCAAACCCGAAATTGTTAGCCAATAATTGTATTGAGCAATTGCCATGTGAGCTGAATCCATTACGACCGAAATTGGATTCCCCGCCATTGGCGCTCCATCGACGAGCCAATTTTCCAAACGAAGAGTATCCGTGTTCTGCAAAATGATTTCTGGCGCCTCGCTAATTTCAACAGTATCATCCTGATCATGCCAGCCAATCTGAGAGAATTCCCACAGGCCCGCGGGATCGGTTTTTATTGATAAATAAAATTGACGCTGAAATTCAACTTTTGGAGTCAAAACCGAATCTGCTCGCAATTGGTGGAATCTTGTCCCGCCATCTTCCCACGCCACAAAAACAAAGCGGCTTGCGGAATCCTGATTTGTCACAATAGAATCGACTCCGATTTCGTGTTCCGATTCGAATTGCCAGAATTGTTGATACGGCAGCGAAAATCGAGCACCATCAACGTAAACAGGCAAATCAGTGAAATTTCCGGCGATAGTGACCAAAATGCTGTCCGCTCGGTAAACGGATCGCAGTTCATGAGCCTTGTCCATGACAACATTGATTGGATTCCCCCAAAGAGAATCGCCATCAAAAACCCAGCGGTCGAATTGATATTTTATTTCATTTTTCCAAAGCAAATTGTTTGGAGTAAAAATTTCTATTACGGTATCAGCTTCGTGCCAGCCAGTTTGAGTAAATTCGACGAGGGAATCAGGCTCAGACATGATTTGCAAATAAAATTCATGGCGCCAGTCCGCCGTCTCTGTGATCGGATGATTCATAATTACCAGTGAAGCAAAATCGGAGCCGGAATAGCTACCAATCCCTGTTCCCTGCCATGAGGCAAAAACAAATCTTTCTGCGGAGTTTACGCTGTCCGCAGCGTCCACACTAAAATATGCGCTGTCGCCGGCATCGTACCAACCGGAACCGGCAGGATTTCCGTAATCCGAAACAATGGTCAAAAAATGTTGCAACTGCCAATTTGCGGTTTCGACGGCAGCTTCTGTAACTGCGAATGAAAAGGATGCTTCGCTGCTGGACTGAGCGCCTTCCCAATTCAAAAACACGGCCCGCGTCGTGTCGCCAAAGGCAATCAGAGAATCCACTGAGACAAACGCCTTGCTTCCGCTGAGGTACCATCCCTCGCCTGTCGGCACGCCAAAATCGGATTGTACTTCAACATAAAAATAGGACAAAAAATTGCACTGAAAAATCGTGTCAGCGTTGGCAACGACAATGTGCGCCGTGTCGCCGCCATCGCCCCAGCTATCAAATACGTATCGAGTGTCAGAATGAAAAATTTGCTCTTTTGCCACACCGAGGGCGTGCTCCGTGCCAGAGTACCAGGTTGTATCAAACGGCAAAATTCGTTGAACTTCGTCAATTTTAATTTTAACTGAATCACTGACATTCGCTCTGAAGTTTACTGTAATCAGCGGCGCAAAAATTCTAATTTTTCCGTCAGACGTAACAACAGGAGGATCCCCCGAATTGAATAAAAATTGATCAAAATGAATCTCCGTTGAATCGAGATGCTTACCGACAGCAAGAAACGATAACTTTATCAATTGTCCACTACCAGAAAGCGGTCGCACTCCGTAATCGCCGACTAAAATCTTCCCCGCCGTTTTATCATTTGCAAAGGGCTGCAATGGTTGCCACTGCTCACTCAGCGTCTGGGAAATAGCAAAACCCAGATAGCGAATCACAGTACTATCAAAAATCAAAGTAAATTGATAGGAATAAATCGAATCCGGCAACTCCGAAACAGTCAGCGGAACGACAATTGTATCGCCGATGGTAGCTGTCGTGTCCGGCAGCGCGACTTGAACTTGCGAAAATCCGGCGACCGCAAAAATCATGGAAGAGATCAAAATCGACCAAATCCCGCTAACAATTTTCAATCTTTTCATTTTCCCGCTACTCTTCCTCCGCTTTTTTTCTTTTAAATATGAAAAAATTCCTCCCCATTTAAAAAACCATAATAATTGCCCGAGAAGGAACTTTGTCTGATTTGTACCAGAAATTTTTCTTCCTGTTTATTGCAATTTAACTAAAGTCCTCTTTTCAACAAAGCCATTTAATTGAAATTGACAAACATAAATTCCACTTGCAACACTCGTGCCAGCATTGTCTTTACCGTCCCACATTAATTCATATTTTCCCGGCAGCGCTGAATGATTAAGCAACGTCTTTACTTCCTGGCCTAACATATTAAATATTCTTACATTAAGCTCGCCGGAAACATTCACATTGTACGGAATAACCGTACTCGGATTGAATGGATTGGGATAATTTTCGCCAATCGTGAAAGCAACTGTCCGAGGATCGCGCAAAACATTTAAATTTGCAATTTGTGTCTGACTCGCTTGCTGATTAATCTGAAATCTCATGACAACACTGGCATCAAATTCGTTTTTGTCCGGAATAAATTCAAATTCCAGGCTTCCGATCGTGTCGGAAACAGCGATGGGGTTTGCCGAATAAAATCCGAATATAATTTTTCCCAAACGATGATTGATTAGCAGCGGCGTCGTGTCTGAAAAATTTACGCCCTTAAATCTTAATTTTTCTTCAGGGAATTCAACCTCTCCGCTGAAAGATAAAATTGAATCCGAACGAACAATTATCGGGAGAGATACTCTGTTTCGCGACCTAAACTCTATTTTTGTCATGACGGCATTTTCAAAATCCGTCGCTTTTGCCAATCCTGCCTGAGACCAAGCGCCAGCGACATCGCCCAGTAAAATGCCTGTGAAATCGGCGTGGGAATGATTCGAGTTTAAATTTGAATAATTTCTTAAAGCCGGAATAAAATCCCACTCACCCGTATGGTCATCAGTTAATGGGTTCAATTCGACAACATATCTCGCGATTAGCGCCGCGTCAAATGCCGTGATCATTCCGTTGCGGTCCACATCGGCGGCAAGTTGCTGATTCTGATTGAGCGTATCCACTCCGACGGCGTGCCTGAGTGTGAGCGCCGCGTTGTACATGGTAATCGCCCTATTTTCTGAACGATCTAATTGACTTTTTCCCGGACGAATGGTAAAATTTCCTCCGGCAGAAAGATCACTAAACTGAAAATAACCGGACAAATTGGTCGATTTCTGGGTTATCTGCGATCCAGTCAAATGAACAGTCGCATTATCAATCGGATTTTGATTGGAATAATAGCGAACATGGCCGGCAAGCTGGTAAGTTTGATCCGAAAGGAGCGGCAGCAAAACCTGAAAGAAAGTTTCCGCCATGACGTGGTAGCCGGCATCGTTGGGATGGACATAGTCGTCCATCCACTCCGCAGTCCAGTTCGGATTTTGCTTGATGGCATTATTTTGATCGACAAAATGAATGTCCCAGCCGATTGCTTTTTTTTCGGTAAAAAGATTATAAATCAATAAATTCAGATCTTCAGTGCGCTGGGGGCGATTTTCGTAATCATCAAAACGCGGAATGAGATTGCAAAACAAAATGATTGTGTTCCGATTTCTATTGTGGATTGTATCTAAAATATTCTCAATTTCGACAATCGTAGATTCGTTTGATTCTCCTTGGCTAATATCATTTGTTCCAATGTGCAAAAGCACGATGTCCGGGGGATTCAGGCGAAGCCAGTTATTCAAATTGTCTAAAATTTCATCCGCACGGTAGCCGCTGTGCCCTTCGTGATGCGGATAAAATCCCGTACCGTCATTCTTCGAGCCGACCATGTCAAAATTAATGCCTTCATTCTGGAGCATCAGGGACAAATCATCGCGATATCCGGCAGGCTCGCCGTGTCTTCCCATTGTGATCGAATTTCCCAAAGGCATTATTTTCACCTGAGCGACAAGAGAATGGGGAAGGAAAAAAAGAGCCGCTACCCAAAAATATTTTTCAATCAAAATTTTGATAATAATCCCCCTGAAACAGACCCTCTGTCACGGCTTGTTTCACTGGCATTGTGATGTACCTACTTCAATTTCAGCAACGTTCTGTTTTGAACGAACCTGTCCAATTGAAACCGACAAACATAAACGCCATCAGCGACATTTACACCAAAATCATCTCGGCCGTCCCATTTCAGTTCGTATTTTCCTGGCACGACTGAGTGATTAAAAATTCCCTTCACTTCCTGGCCCAAAGCATTAAAAATTTTTACGTCCAAATTTCCGGCAACTTTGACATCATAAGGCACGACAGTAGTCGGATTAAAAGGATTCGGGTAATTGTTGCCAACAGTCAGAGAAGGCGCGTAATGCCCACACAGTCCGTTAAGGCTAATGAGTTGCATTTGGCTTGCGGCCTGATTAATCTGAAATTTTACAGCGACATCAACGTCAGACCAATTTTCCTCTCTAACTACTTCAAATTCCAGCCTTCCGATAGTATCTGAAACGGCAAGAATATTGGCCAAATAAAATCCGAATTTGACTTTTCCTTTTCGGTGATTAACCAGCAAATGTTCTTCTCGTAAAAATTTTGCTCCTCTAAACCTCAAAGCATTTTCCGGAAAATCTAATTCTCCGGCAAAAGACAAAAGCGAATCCGAATGAACAATTATCGGGACAGAAATTTTATTGGAAGAATGATATTCAATTTTACCTGCCAGAGCATAGTCAAAATTCCCCGCTTTTGCCATTCCCGATTGTGACCAGGCACCTGCGACATCGCCTAACAAAATTCCAGTGAAATTTGCATCAAAATAATCAGCTTCCAGGCTATCGTAATTCAACGAATCCGGCACAAAACGCCATTCGCCGACATGGTCTTGGCCAAATGGATCTAATTCGACTGCATATCTGGCGATTAATGCCGCGTCAAAAGCGGTAATTGACCCATTTTTGTCCACGTCCGCGGCAGATTGCTGGTTTGGATTGAGCGTATCTACTCCCACGGCATGCCTGAGTGTGAGCGCCGCGCTGTACATGGTAATGACATTGTTTTGAAAACGATCCAGTTTGTCTTTCTCCAGACGTACAGAGAAATCTTCGCCAGCCGTAAGATTCCCAAATTGAAAAGAGCCGGCGAAATTTGTGAGCATTCGATCACTCTGCGAACCAGCCAAATAGACAATCACGTTATCAATCGGATTTTGATTTGAATAATATTGAACCGATCCCGCAATTTGATGAGTCCGTTCAGCTAACAGCGGCTGCAAAACCTGGAAATAGGTCTCCGCCATGACATGGTAGCCGATGTCGTTGGGGTGGACGTTGTCAACCATGTACTCGTCGGCCCAATTACTATTTTTATCAAAAGCTGAAAATTGATCAACTAAATAAATATCATAGCCCTGGGTTTTCTTTTCATTAAATAAACTTTCAATACGCACATTAAGACGTTCATTGTAAATATACTCATTTTCCCATGTCACGCGGCGTGGAATTAATTTGCAAAACAAAATTTTTATTTGTGGTTTGTAATTATAAATTTTATCTAAAATGCCTTCAATTTCTACAATCGTTTGTGAATTCGGCTGGCCGGAGCTAACATCATTCGTGCCAATGTGCAACAGAATTACATCAGGATCGCTGTCAACCAGCCAAGTATCGACTTCTGCCAGTACTTGATCCGCTTTCCACCCTGGATGGCCTTCGTGATCTGAGTCGAAACCAAACCCGTCTGACAAACTTCCCACAAAATCAAAGTCGAAACCCATATTCAATAGCATAAAATACAGGTCATCGCGAAAACCGGCATAAGGCGGATCTCCCCCTTTGCCTGTTGTAATTGAGTCTCCCAAAGGCATTATTTTTACTTGAGCAAATAGTGCTTCAGCAGAAAGAAGAAGCAGCGCTGTCCACAGGCATCTTTTTTTCACAAAGCGAATGACGTGCCCCCTAAAAACCTCACATCGCCCGGATTAAAATTTATGAAAATCCGGGCGAAAATTTTGGCGCTCGTTATTTCATGAGAATCATTTTTTTCAATTCGCTAAAATAGTCGGTTTCAATCCGGTACAAGTAAACTCCTGAAGGCAATCGCCTGCCGCTCCCGTCTAGGGCTTTCCAGCGAATGGTGTAAAATCCCGCCGGCTGCGTTTCACTGACCAGAGTTTCAATTAGCTGCCCTTGCATATTGTAGACTTTCAGCAGCACGTGGGTTTGTTGCGCCAATTGATAATTGATACTCGTTCCCGGATTGAACGGATTGGGATAATTTTGAGAAAGAGAAAAATTATCCGGAATCTGTTTTTTCTGCTTATCGACGCTGGAAATCGTTCGAAAATGAGCAGTGATATTTTTGTTGCCATCAATCTGAATAATTGCCGGATTGTCTATTCCTTCCAGGTCGCCGGTCCAGTCATCGAATACGTAACCCGATATGGGCAACGGCGTTAAAATAACTACGTCGCCATCTCGATACCGAGACTTGAACGGCGTACGATTCACGCTTCCGGCGCTTTCCGGATCGATTGTGACGGAAATCGAGTAGTAAACGCTCAAAATCACAATCGGCTTGCCATCTGTCCAGTCGGAAACAATGCTGTTATTTGCCGCTGAACGCGCCCGAGCTTTGACTTTGTGAGTGCCCACTAAATTGTAAATATGACTCGCCGCCGAATCTCCCCAGGCAGACAAAGTGCCATCGCCCCAATCAAATTGGTATTGCACTGCATTCCCGAAACTACTCACTGAGCCTCCGGTTGTAAAAGCAATTGAATGTTCTAAATAACCTGTATCCGGACTGGCAATGAACATCGGCATTGATACGGTTTCTTGCGTTTGCTTGAAGAAAGCGATGATGCTTCGATTCCCATTTAGTGTTACAGTATCCGGATTCGTCGTACCCGTTAAATCGCCCTCCCAGTGGTCAAATTGATAACCGGAAGTGCCAATTGCAGACACCGCCACTTTTTCACCGAATCCGTACTTGTTTTTGTTTGGATTCTTTGTGACTAATCCTTTATCTGTCGGACTCACCGTTATGGTCAATATGTATCCCGTAACAGTGACCATCAGCGTGTCTGACCAATCAGAAATAACATTCGTGTGTGTTTTACAACGCGCCCGCGCTTTGATCGACATAATGCCTGTTACAGAATAAACGTGGTTTTGCAAATTTAATCCCCACTCTGAAAGCGAACCATCACCCCAGTCAAACTGATATTGCAATTCATGACCGAGATTACTGCTGCTGCCGGTTACGGCAAATTGCAGAGTTTGTCCTAAAATACCAGTTGTGGGACCGGTGGGTTTATTGGGTTGCGTCACAGTTTCCTGTGATTCCACAAAAACTGCCGTTACAGCTTTATTCCCCGTCATAATCAATTGTGCCGGAGTTTCGCTGCCCGTCAGATCACCGTTCCAGTGATCAAATGCATAGCCGCTAATTGCGCTCGGCGTTAGCGTCACGGTGTCGTCGTAAGCATATTCGGGTTTGGACGGTGATTTTCCCACAGTGCCACTTCCAACTGGATCAACAGCAATGGACAAGCTTAAACCAATGATATTAACGACTTGTACATTGTCGCCCCAGTTAGAAATAGACGTCGTATCGACCGCGCTTTTGGCTCGCGCTTTGACCGTTTTCGTCCCGCTGGAATTATAAATATGATCCTGAGTGTCGGCGCCCCAAGGCGACATGGTACCATCACCCCAGTCAAATTGATATTGTAAAGAATTACCCTGTTCACTGCTAGCCCCGCTCGCCATGAAGCTAAGCGGCTGCCCAATCATGCCAGTCTCAGGCCCGACGACAGAAGTCGGCGGGGAAATAAAATCCTGAGTGACTACAAAATAGGCATAAATTTCCTTGTCGCCGCTCATTTGAATATTTACAGGATTGCTGTTCCCTGAAATATCCCCCTCCCATCTATCAAAACGATAATTCGCATCTACCGCAGAAGGCGTATCTTCTTTCCCTGATGGGACATAATTCGGATTTGTTGTCAAAAGTAATTTATCCAGACGCGCGTTAACATCTCGAGAAATTACTTTCAATGAATGCTGCCCTTTTGACAAATTGAACGACTGAACCACATGATTATGCGATACTTTTTGCCATTTCCAAACATGATATTCCGGATCCAGATGCCAAGTGAGAACAGACTGGTCATCCATCTGAAAAAAGAAGCTGTCTTCTGTCCCGGAAAGAGCATAGCATCTACCCCAAATATAATACGTTCCCGAAGAGGGAATATCTACACCATAAGACGCGGTTGCAGACATTGGCGTAGAGCTGGTACTATATAGATAGTAATTTCCGGATGCTTGGGGATCGGTTCCCGTCGTAAATGGCGACGCATAATTACCACTCTCTGCCTCAAGTCTGATATTTGAGTTATACTCCTCTTTACCAGCAGGTTGATAAGTCGGATCGCTGGTAATAAGCAAATTATCCAGCCGAGCATTGATATCCCGCGTCACAATAGTTAGCGTATGCCAGCCAGGTGTCAAGTCAAATGTCTGTTCCACATGCCAATCAGATACTTTCTGCCATTTCCAGGCATTATAATATTCCGGATCCAAATGCCAGGTAAGCGTGTCAGAAGAGTTATCTACAATCAAAAAGAAACTATCTTCAGTGCTCGATAGCGCATAACATCGTCCCCAAATGAAATATGTTCCGAATTCCGAAACTTCAAACTGAATTTCCGCGCTCCCGCTTCCAGGATCTCTTGAGGTACCATAAATATATTGATTATCAGATGCCTCGTCGTCACTGCCAACAGCCATGTTGCCACTCAAGGCGCCGCTTTCAGCTTCCACTCGAATATTATCGTCTTTGGTTTTGGGGATGGCCATTAGCCTTACCCATTCAGCCGGATCGTAAACTGACTTAGAAGGATTTTTATCAATACTTCCCGATCCATCAGGAATGACATGAACAGTTAAGTTGTATTGAATTATTTCGGAAATCGTAACAGATAAGCCTGACGACCAATCTGATACTACTTGTGTGAACGTCTGGCTCCGCGCGCGCGCCTTTAATTCAAAAGTGCCATTTGTCACATAAGCATGAGTTCGCGTATCCCCCCCCCAACTGGATAAGTTTCCGTCACCAAAATCAAATTGATATTCGACTGGATTGCCTAAAGCAGATTGAGACCCGCCGGTTGAGAAAGTTAGAT comes from Calditrichota bacterium and encodes:
- a CDS encoding PKD domain-containing protein, with protein sequence MNRKLVPGMEIRKLLIVALFFIIGVGNVFATHRIMPLGDSITRGMGGDPPYTGYRDDLYQKLINAGWDFDFVGSQSDGSGFDADHEGHGGWHADDILANIDTWLLDSTPDVILLHIGTNDVSSGEPNSQTISEIEGILDKIYAYNSQTSILLCKLIPRIETPANEYLQNQDLNAKIEELYNTKKNQGFYIYLVDQYSAFTQNDNWRTEYMIDNVHPTDAGYAVMADTYFSVLQSIHFPTLTLTIQINPEGAGTVLLDPDREKYAYSEVVQMRAVAYGEFHFDHWSGDIDVNSTNPINIYMLHSRTIIANFVNDEEEFVSTPNTPTGPANGYTGESLTFSTGGSTSNLGHDVEYKFDWGDGGQSGWGSPTQSHVFGINGIFQIKAQARCSVHTNIKSAWSNFASVTINGDTTFILTVIVNPLGAGEVVTSPEKLAYEPKETVTLHAVPANENFDFQYWSGDIDSSTINPVTIYMLKNRTIIANFHSSIPYYTLDIGIDPDGAGTVTKNPDKLSYAEGETVELTAQAASSATDKIYIEGENGTLFGAMRVGDDLTASGGQFVYDTSSHPKSGYAEYTFDVQESGSYAIWGRCYALSGTEDSFFIVVDGSPDTLTWHLDSHYYSWRWQKVSDWYTVKEFNLDVGSHTITLVSRDVNARLDKFILSKDPTFVPSGKEENAGGVYAFDSWYGDLTGSQNPVTVVMNSNKAITAHFSETHESVTTPNKPTGPTSGEVGMNLTFSTGGSQSALGNPVEYQFDFGDGNLSSWGGDTRTHAYVTNGTFELKARARSQTFTQVVSDWSSGLSVTISEIIQYNLTVHVIPDGSGSIDKNPSKSVYDPAEWVRLMAIPKTKDDNIRVEAESGALSGNMAVGSDDEASDNQYIYGTSRDPGSGSAEIQFEVSEFGTYFIWGRCYALSSTEDSFFLIVDNSSDTLTWHLDPEYYNAWKWQKVSDWHVEQTFDLTPGWHTLTIVTRDINARLDNLLITSDPTYQPAGKEEYNSNIRLEAESGNYASPFTTGTDPQASGNYYLYSTSSTPMSATASYGVDIPSSGTYYIWGRCYALSGTEDSFFFQMDDQSVLTWHLDPEYHVWKWQKVSHNHVVQSFNLSKGQHSLKVISRDVNARLDKLLLTTNPNYVPSGKEDTPSAVDANYRFDRWEGDISGNSNPVNIQMSGDKEIYAYFVVTQDFISPPTSVVGPETGMIGQPLSFMASGASSEQGNSLQYQFDWGDGTMSPWGADTQDHIYNSSGTKTVKARAKSAVDTTSISNWGDNVQVVNIIGLSLSIAVDPVGSGTVGKSPSKPEYAYDDTVTLTPSAISGYAFDHWNGDLTGSETPAQLIMTGNKAVTAVFVESQETVTQPNKPTGPTTGILGQTLQFAVTGSSSNLGHELQYQFDWGDGSLSEWGLNLQNHVYSVTGIMSIKARARCKTHTNVISDWSDTLMVTVTGYILTITVSPTDKGLVTKNPNKNKYGFGEKVAVSAIGTSGYQFDHWEGDLTGTTNPDTVTLNGNRSIIAFFKQTQETVSMPMFIASPDTGYLEHSIAFTTGGSVSSFGNAVQYQFDWGDGTLSAWGDSAASHIYNLVGTHKVKARARSAANNSIVSDWTDGKPIVILSVYYSISVTIDPESAGSVNRTPFKSRYRDGDVVILTPLPISGYVFDDWTGDLEGIDNPAIIQIDGNKNITAHFRTISSVDKQKKQIPDNFSLSQNYPNPFNPGTSINYQLAQQTHVLLKVYNMQGQLIETLVSETQPAGFYTIRWKALDGSGRRLPSGVYLYRIETDYFSELKKMILMK